The segment TGTTGCTCCAGCAGATCAGCCAGTCGATCTCGAAGAACTATCCCGAGGTCAAGCTGTTCGTGATGTTGATCGACGAACGGCCCGAAGAAGTCACCGACATGCAGCGGAGCGTCAATGGCGAAGTCATTGCCAGCAGCCTCGACCGCGATGTCGAAAACCACGTCCGCATTTCGCAACTGGTCGTCGAACGCTGCAAGCGGCTGGTCGAGCTGGGGCACGACGTGTTCTTGCTGATGGATTCGATCACCCGCATGGCTCGCGCCTTTAACAAGTGGGTCGGCAACAACGGCGCCACCATGAGCGGCGGCGTCAACATCAAGGCCCTCGACATCCCCAAGAAGCTGTTCGCCACGGCCCGCGCCTTTGAAGAAGGGGGCTCATTGACCGTCGTGGCCACCGCTCTGATCGACACGGGCAGCCGCATGGACGAGCTGATCTTCCAGGAGTTCAAGGGGACCGGCAACATGGAACTGGTGCTCGATCGCAAGCTGGCTGACCGTCGTGTCTGGCCGGCGATCGACATCAGCCAGTCGGGCACGCGCCGCGAAGAGAAGCTGCTCGATCCGGATACCTTGCACGCCGTGACGATGTTGCGGCGGACCTTGTCGTCGATGCACCATGTCGACGCCATGGAACAGCTCACCAAGCAATTGGGCCGCTTCAAGGCCAATAAAGAGTTCATCAAGCTGATCGCCAGCTCGCGCTCGGACGATTGATCGCATCGGCGATGTCGTATTGAGCGTTGTGAGTTGCAATCACTTGAACAGACAATGCCCCCGGCGAGCGTTCGCCGGGGGCGTCTTTTTTTCGGCGGCGGCTCTTTCCAGTAACGATCCTGCGCATGGCGCTCGCTCCGCTGCCCATCGACGAAGTGCTGCCGCAATTGATCGCGGCTCTGCGCGAGCGTCCGGCAGTGGTCCTTTGCGCGCCGACGGGCGCGGGCAAGACGACCCGCGTGCCGACCGCACTTTGGCAGGCCGGGCTCGCTGGCCAAGGGCGCGTGGTGATGCTCGAACCGCGCCGGCTGGCGGCGCGCGCCGCGGCCACGCGGATGGCGACCGAAACGGGTTTGCAACTGGGCCGCGAGATCGGTTACCAGGTCCGTTTCGAGAATCGCTCATCGGCCGCCACCCGCGTGCTGGTGGCCACCGAGGGGATCGTGCTGCGCCAGGTCCAGGAAGACCCGCTGCTGCAACACGTCGGCGTGGTGATCTTCGACGAGTTCCACGAACGGAATCTGAACAGCGACCTGGCGCTGGCGATGATTCGCCGCGTGCAGCAGGAAGTCCGCCCCGATCTCAAGATTCTGGTCATGTCGGCCACGTTGGCCGCCGAACCGGTCGCCCGCTGGCTGGGTGCCGAGGTGATCGAAAGCCGCGGCCGCTTGTACCCCGTCGAGGTCGAATACACTCGGCACGAGCCGCAGGGGGATCTCGAAGACCTCGTCGCCGCGGGCGTGGGACGTGCGCTCGATGCAACGACGGGTGATGTATTGGCGTTTTTGCCTGGCGTCGGCGAGATTCGTCGCACGGGCGAGCGCTTGAATGGCGTCGCCGGTAAATATGACTTCGACACGCTCGAATTGTTCGGCGATATGCCCCTTGAAGCGCAGCAACGCGTCTTGCAGCCCGGCGAGCGTCGGCGCGTGATCCTGGCCACTAATGTCGCCGAAACGTCGGTCACCGTGGTCGGCGTGACGGCCGTGGTCGACAGTGGTTACGCCCGAGTGCTGCGCCACGATCCGACGCTCGACATGAATCGGCTGCAACTCGAACGGATTTCGCAATCGTCGGCCGCCCAGCGCACCGGTCGCGCGGGTCGCACGGCGCCGGGGCGTAGTTACCGACTGTGGACCGAGCGCCAGCAACAGGCTCTGGCGGCCGAGACGCCACCGGAAATCGAACGTGTCGACCTGGCCGGGGCGGCCCTCGAATTGCTCTGCTGGGGCGAGCGGGACTTGCAGACGTTCCCCTGGTACGAGCGGCCGCGCCCCGAATCGCTTGCCCGTGCGCTGGAGCTGTTAGAGCGCTTGGGGGCCACCGCCGATGGCGTGCCGACGGAACTGGGGCAGGCGATGGTGCGGCTGCCGGTCCATCCGCGCCTGGCCCGACTGTTGATCGACGGCCACCGGCACGGACACCCCGAGATCGCCGCCCGGGCAGCCGCGTTGCTTTCCGATCGTGACCCTTTTTTGCGCACTCGCGAGGCGGCCAGTCACGCCTCGGATTGCGATTTAACCGATCGGATCGCGGCCCTCGACGCCTTTGAACGCTCGGGCGCGCTGCAGCACGCCGCCGGCCGGCTCGATCGGGGGGGCGCGCGGAGCGCCCTGCAAGTGGCCGAACAGCTTGTTCGCAACGTCGGCGAATTGTTTGGCCGGCCGCAGCGGCCTGACCTTGACGCCGACGAGGCGCTGCGCCACGCGCTGTTGACGGCCTTTGCCGATCGGGTGGCGCGCCGCCGTGAGCCGGGTAGTCCTCGCGCCGTGATGGTTGGTGGCCGCGGCGTGCGACTCGATCGGTCGAGCGCCGTGACCCGGGCCGATATGTTCGTTTGCGTCGAACTACAGGAACTCGGTCAGAGCGAAAGCGTCGTGCGTCTGGCCTCGGCCATTGAGCCCGACTGGCTACCGGCCGAGATGCTGTCGACACGAACCGTGGCCCGCTTCGATCGCGAGCGGCAAACGGTCGTGGCCTTCAAGCAGACCTGCTATGGCGACCTGGTGATTCGAGAAACGCCCACGGCGGTCAGCGATGCTGTCGACTCGTCGCAGCTCCTGGCGGCCGAGGCCGGCGAACGATTCGATCAACTGCTCGAAAACGACGACGCGGCCCGGCAATTCATCGCTCGCGTGAATAGCTTACGAACCTGGATACCCGAGTTGGAAATCGCCGAGATCACTGGCGATTGGCTGCGCCAGGAAGTGTTGCCGCGCTGGTGTGAAGGAAAGCGTTCGCTCGACGAGTTGCGGCGCAGCTCGATGTTGCCGTTCATTCAAGCGACGCTCGATCGTGGCGCGCGGCCGGTGAATCTCGATCGGGACGCGCCGACGCACATTGCCGTGCCCAGCGGCAGCCGCATTGCCCTGCAGTACGAGGTGGGCAAGCCGCCGCTGTTGGCCGTGAGGATTCAAGAAGTCTTCGGTCTGCGCGAGACGCCCCGGGTGGCCGCCGGCCGCGTGCCGGTGCTGCTCCACCTGCTGGGACCAAACCTGCGCGTCGAGCAGATCACGAACGATCTGGCCAGCTTTTGGGCCAACACTTACCCGCAGGTGCGCAAGGAGTTGAAGCGGCGCTACCCCAAACACGCTTGGCCCGATGACCCTTACACCGCCCAAGCCGAACGCCGCCCACAAAGAAAGCCGCGCCGTTAGAGCCGTCGAACGCCAACAGCGCCAAGTCCATCACCGAGCACGAAGCAACCCTTCTCCCCCGGGGAGAAGGTGGCCGATAGGCCGGATGAGGGTCCACTCGCCATCGGCAAAGAGTTTGCCAAAGCGCGATTCACAAGGCCCCCGGTCATTGACCGGGGGCTAATGGCGTGTACCGCGGTGCTATTGCCCAAGCGTCATTCGCGCCGTCACGCCGACCGCCAAGATCACCAACACCGTAATCACCAGCACACCCAATAACGCCGACGCCATTGTTCGCATCCTCTGATGGATTCCAAAATCTGCCCGATCACGAGTTCAATAATATAAGCCGCAATCGACGCTAAGGGAATTGCGTCGTTTCGCGGACAATCGGGCTCACACCGCAGCCAGGCCTTCGGCGATCGCCTGCTTGATTTCCTCGCACGACTCAATGCCGATCGACAGCCGCAGCGTTCCTCCTTCGATCCCCAGCGCCCGGCGCGCTTCGACCGATAAGGTGCGATGACTGGTCGAGGCCGGATGCGATAGGGTCGTGCTCAATTCCCCCAGCGACGGGCAGAAGGGCACGCGCCGCGCCGCGGCAATGAACCGGTCGGCCGCTGGTGTGTCGCCGCCGAGCGTGATTGTGACCACCGTGCCGAACCGTTCGCCGAATTGTCGCTGGGCGAGCGCGTGATCGGGATGAGTTGTCAGTCCCGGGTAGTGGACCGCGGTCACTTCCTTGCGCCCGGTCAACCATTTCGCGATGGCCAGGGCGTTATCCGCCGCGCGCTCGAATCGCACGGCCAATGTCGCTAGCCCGCGCCAAGCCAGCCAGCAGTCGAACGGCGGCGCCGAAAGGCCCCAGGTGCCGATCGTGCCGGGAATCCGCTCGAACCACGCGGCCCGGCCGCACAACATTCCCAAAAGCACATCGCTGTGCCCGTTCATCACTTTGGTCAGACTTTCGAGCACCAGGTCGGCGCCCAACTCCAGCGGCCGGCACAGGGCCGGCGAGGCAAAGGTGTTATCGACCAGAAGCGCCGCCCCGTGATCGTGGGCTACTTGGGCCAGCGCCCCAATATCGGCCACGCGCAGCACCGGGTTGCTGATTGTCTCGACGACGACGAGTTTCGTCTGCTTGGTACAGGCCGCACGCACCGCAGCCAGATCGCAGGTATCGACCACCGACGACGCGACACCCCAGCGGGTCAGTTCATCGACCAGCAATTTTAGGCTGCGGCCGTAAAGCTGATTGCTGGCCACCACGTGATCGCCCGGCTTAAGCACCCCCAGCGCCGCGGCCGCCAGCGCCGCCATGCCCGAACTGCACATCACCGCCCGTTCGGCCCCGTGCAGCTCGCGGCACTTTTCGGCCAACATCGCGCCGTTGGGATGGCCGTCGCGGCTG is part of the Planctomycetota bacterium genome and harbors:
- a CDS encoding aminotransferase class I/II-fold pyridoxal phosphate-dependent enzyme, with amino-acid sequence MPDPSPRPKAEDICPRPASIPENIHSHAPPIYPASVYRCESTSQAERLLAGEEAGFVYSRDGHPNGAMLAEKCRELHGAERAVMCSSGMAALAAAALGVLKPGDHVVASNQLYGRSLKLLVDELTRWGVASSVVDTCDLAAVRAACTKQTKLVVVETISNPVLRVADIGALAQVAHDHGAALLVDNTFASPALCRPLELGADLVLESLTKVMNGHSDVLLGMLCGRAAWFERIPGTIGTWGLSAPPFDCWLAWRGLATLAVRFERAADNALAIAKWLTGRKEVTAVHYPGLTTHPDHALAQRQFGERFGTVVTITLGGDTPAADRFIAAARRVPFCPSLGELSTTLSHPASTSHRTLSVEARRALGIEGGTLRLSIGIESCEEIKQAIAEGLAAV
- the rho gene encoding transcription termination factor Rho; its protein translation is MTKKKRGRGRGRGPGGGGGGGGGFHHGGGRPRHHRRHFGQGGGGVGGGMPRGEGYNPSYEPETTENGEPVPLMPVAGVLELHPNGYGFLRDPKTNYSRERTDPFVPGTMIERYALREGVLVNGMAAHTRKQEGPRLREITDVDGIKPEEYPNIKGFDTRTPINPESWLQLEIGATPLSPRVMDLLTPLGRGQRALIVAPPRSGKTVLLQQISQSISKNYPEVKLFVMLIDERPEEVTDMQRSVNGEVIASSLDRDVENHVRISQLVVERCKRLVELGHDVFLLMDSITRMARAFNKWVGNNGATMSGGVNIKALDIPKKLFATARAFEEGGSLTVVATALIDTGSRMDELIFQEFKGTGNMELVLDRKLADRRVWPAIDISQSGTRREEKLLDPDTLHAVTMLRRTLSSMHHVDAMEQLTKQLGRFKANKEFIKLIASSRSDD
- the hrpB gene encoding ATP-dependent helicase HrpB, whose protein sequence is MALAPLPIDEVLPQLIAALRERPAVVLCAPTGAGKTTRVPTALWQAGLAGQGRVVMLEPRRLAARAAATRMATETGLQLGREIGYQVRFENRSSAATRVLVATEGIVLRQVQEDPLLQHVGVVIFDEFHERNLNSDLALAMIRRVQQEVRPDLKILVMSATLAAEPVARWLGAEVIESRGRLYPVEVEYTRHEPQGDLEDLVAAGVGRALDATTGDVLAFLPGVGEIRRTGERLNGVAGKYDFDTLELFGDMPLEAQQRVLQPGERRRVILATNVAETSVTVVGVTAVVDSGYARVLRHDPTLDMNRLQLERISQSSAAQRTGRAGRTAPGRSYRLWTERQQQALAAETPPEIERVDLAGAALELLCWGERDLQTFPWYERPRPESLARALELLERLGATADGVPTELGQAMVRLPVHPRLARLLIDGHRHGHPEIAARAAALLSDRDPFLRTREAASHASDCDLTDRIAALDAFERSGALQHAAGRLDRGGARSALQVAEQLVRNVGELFGRPQRPDLDADEALRHALLTAFADRVARRREPGSPRAVMVGGRGVRLDRSSAVTRADMFVCVELQELGQSESVVRLASAIEPDWLPAEMLSTRTVARFDRERQTVVAFKQTCYGDLVIRETPTAVSDAVDSSQLLAAEAGERFDQLLENDDAARQFIARVNSLRTWIPELEIAEITGDWLRQEVLPRWCEGKRSLDELRRSSMLPFIQATLDRGARPVNLDRDAPTHIAVPSGSRIALQYEVGKPPLLAVRIQEVFGLRETPRVAAGRVPVLLHLLGPNLRVEQITNDLASFWANTYPQVRKELKRRYPKHAWPDDPYTAQAERRPQRKPRR